One Mycobacteroides abscessus ATCC 19977 genomic window carries:
- the alr gene encoding alanine racemase — MGPVSTTSTTTDGLPPSTGATTAQAVIDLGAIAHNVKLLREHAGTARLMTVVKADGYGHGAVRVARAALAAGADELGVTSIAEALQIRAAGLDAPLLAWLHAPGADYAAALHADVEVAVSSLGQLGELLAAARSTGRQAITSIKVDTGLNRNGVPAGYTRDLFEALAKAQAEESIRLRGIMSHFAYADQPGHPTVDMQIGRFNEALELARGFGLRYELAHLSNSAATLTRPDARYDMVRPGIAVYGINPLGAAESATSNRGRTSFDLIPAMSLTCAVSSVKPVSAGEGVSYGHVWTAPRDTNAALIGIGYADGVVRALGNRFEVAIGGRRYPNIGRVCMDQFVVDLGDNDAGVQAGDVATLFGPGTGGEPTAQDWAELLDTIAYEVVTGPRGRVVRTYRDSRAVE; from the coding sequence ATGGGGCCGGTGAGCACGACTTCGACGACAACCGACGGCCTTCCGCCGAGCACCGGTGCGACGACCGCGCAAGCGGTCATCGACCTCGGCGCCATCGCGCACAACGTCAAGTTACTGCGTGAGCACGCCGGTACGGCCCGTCTCATGACTGTGGTCAAGGCCGACGGCTACGGGCACGGCGCGGTTCGGGTGGCACGAGCCGCGCTCGCTGCCGGTGCCGACGAGCTTGGCGTCACCTCCATCGCCGAGGCGCTGCAGATTCGCGCGGCCGGTCTCGACGCACCGCTGCTCGCCTGGCTGCACGCGCCGGGAGCCGACTATGCGGCCGCGCTGCATGCCGATGTCGAGGTGGCCGTGTCCTCGCTCGGACAGCTCGGTGAGCTGCTTGCGGCGGCGCGATCCACCGGGCGCCAGGCGATCACGTCCATCAAGGTGGATACCGGACTGAATCGCAATGGAGTGCCTGCCGGGTACACCCGCGATCTCTTCGAAGCGTTGGCCAAGGCGCAGGCCGAGGAGTCGATTCGGTTGCGCGGCATCATGTCCCACTTCGCGTATGCCGACCAGCCGGGCCATCCCACCGTCGACATGCAGATCGGGCGGTTCAACGAGGCACTTGAGCTGGCACGCGGCTTCGGATTGCGTTATGAGCTGGCGCACCTGTCGAATTCGGCGGCCACTCTCACCCGTCCCGATGCGCGGTACGACATGGTGCGCCCCGGTATCGCGGTATACGGCATCAACCCGCTTGGAGCCGCGGAGTCGGCGACATCCAACCGCGGCCGGACTTCCTTTGACCTGATTCCGGCGATGTCGCTGACCTGCGCGGTGTCCTCGGTCAAGCCGGTGTCGGCCGGTGAGGGTGTGTCCTACGGGCACGTGTGGACCGCCCCACGCGACACCAACGCCGCACTCATCGGAATCGGCTACGCCGACGGGGTGGTGCGCGCACTGGGCAATCGATTCGAGGTGGCCATCGGCGGACGCCGCTACCCCAATATCGGCCGGGTTTGCATGGACCAGTTCGTGGTTGACCTGGGTGACAACGATGCCGGGGTGCAAGCCGGTGATGTGGCAACGCTTTTCGGGCCGGGAACAGGCGGCGAGCCGACCGCGCAGGACTGGGCGGAGCTGCTCGACACCATCGCCTACGAAGTGGTCACCGGCCCGCGGGGCAGGGTGGTGCGGACGTACCGGGATTCCAGGGCCGTTGAGTAA
- a CDS encoding glutamate decarboxylase encodes MSKSRDQFRLSAHAGKINASAFSPAYTGRLSTAPVPALRLPDEPMDPQAAYRFIHDELMLDGSSRLNLATFVTTWMDPEAEKLMAETFDKNMIDKDEYPATAAIESRCVAMVADLFHADNLSTEDPSSAVGVSTIGSSEAVMLAGLALKWRWRTKIGGTDGTGWKGRTPNLVMGSNVQVVWEKFCRYFDVEPRYLPMAKGRYVITPEQVLEVVDEDTIGVVGILGTTFTGELEPIAAICAALDKLAATPGKPDVPVHVDAASGGFVVPFLHPELHWDFRLPRVVSINVSGHKYGLTYPGIGFVVWRGKEHLPEDLVFRVNYLGGDMPTFTLNFSRPGNQVVGQYYNFLRLGRAGYAQVMRCLSETARWFGDELGKSEHFEVITDGSAIPVVSFRLKGKRPYTEFDISHSLRAFGWQVPAYTMPDDVTDIAVLRVVVREGFSGDLARALRDDLNTVLKGLDELKPNGHFDEVQPFAH; translated from the coding sequence ATGTCGAAATCCCGTGATCAGTTCCGTCTCTCGGCGCATGCCGGAAAGATCAATGCCTCCGCCTTCAGCCCCGCGTACACCGGCAGGCTGTCCACGGCACCCGTCCCGGCGCTGCGACTGCCCGACGAGCCGATGGATCCGCAGGCCGCCTATCGGTTCATTCACGACGAGCTGATGCTCGACGGCAGCTCGCGGCTGAACTTGGCGACCTTCGTCACGACGTGGATGGATCCCGAGGCCGAAAAGCTGATGGCCGAGACGTTCGACAAGAACATGATCGACAAGGACGAGTATCCGGCGACGGCCGCGATCGAGTCGCGATGTGTGGCCATGGTGGCCGACCTGTTCCATGCCGACAACTTGTCCACGGAGGATCCGTCCTCGGCGGTAGGGGTGTCGACCATCGGATCGAGTGAGGCGGTCATGCTGGCCGGGCTGGCCCTCAAGTGGCGTTGGCGCACGAAAATCGGCGGTACCGACGGCACCGGCTGGAAGGGGCGCACACCCAACCTGGTGATGGGTTCCAACGTGCAGGTGGTCTGGGAAAAATTCTGCCGGTACTTCGACGTCGAACCGCGATACCTGCCGATGGCCAAGGGCCGGTACGTGATCACTCCCGAGCAGGTGCTTGAGGTGGTCGACGAGGACACCATCGGCGTCGTCGGGATCCTGGGCACCACGTTCACCGGAGAGCTGGAGCCGATCGCCGCGATCTGCGCGGCGCTGGACAAGCTCGCTGCTACACCCGGCAAGCCCGATGTGCCGGTACACGTCGATGCCGCCAGCGGTGGTTTCGTGGTGCCTTTCCTGCATCCCGAACTGCACTGGGACTTCCGGTTGCCGCGGGTGGTGTCGATCAATGTCAGCGGACACAAGTACGGGCTGACCTATCCCGGGATCGGCTTTGTGGTGTGGCGCGGCAAGGAGCATCTGCCCGAAGACCTGGTGTTCCGGGTCAACTACCTGGGTGGCGACATGCCGACCTTCACCCTGAACTTTTCCCGCCCGGGCAACCAGGTGGTGGGGCAGTACTACAACTTCTTGCGGCTGGGCCGGGCCGGATATGCACAGGTGATGCGCTGTCTGTCGGAGACGGCACGCTGGTTCGGCGACGAACTCGGCAAGAGTGAACATTTCGAGGTGATCACCGACGGGTCGGCGATCCCGGTGGTGTCGTTCCGGCTCAAAGGCAAGCGGCCGTACACCGAGTTCGACATCTCGCATTCGTTGCGGGCATTTGGCTGGCAGGTGCCTGCGTACACCATGCCCGATGACGTCACCGATATCGCCGTACTGCGAGTGGTTGTGCGCGAGGGCTTCTCGGGAGATCTGGCCAGAGCGCTGCGCGATGATCTCAACACCGTGCTCAAGGGACTCGACGAGCTGAAACCGAACGGACACTTCGACGAGGTGCAGCCGTTCGCTCATTAG
- a CDS encoding NAD(P)H-hydrate dehydratase — translation MRNYYSAQQIREAEAPLLAALPDGALMRRAAYGLAAVIADELSRRAGVVAGRSVCGVVGSGDNGGDALWALTFLRRRGVSASAVLLNPERAHRAGLAAFRKAGGRVVSVVPDDTDLVVDGVVGISGTGPLRPGAAAGIAEKITAEGIPVIAVDIPSGVDVHTGAVDGPAFRAAVTVTFGGYKPVHALGDCGDVRLIDIGLELPESALREFDASDVAAAWPVPGPADDKYTQGVTGVLAGSSTYPGAAVLCSGAAVAATSGMVRYAGTAAAEVVSHWPEVIATQTEEAAGRVQAWVIGPGYGTAERQTRTLRRVLSTSLPVLVDADALTMLAEHPDLADLVASRPAATVLTPHAGEFARLAGGPPGPDRVDAARSLAVRLKATVLLKGNVTVIARPDGTAYVNRAHGSWAATAGSGDVLAGVIGALLSAGIAADKAAAMGAYVHARAAAAAAADPGPGKAPISASRLLGHLRWAIAEIG, via the coding sequence ATGCGGAACTACTACAGCGCCCAACAGATCAGGGAGGCCGAGGCGCCGCTGCTGGCCGCACTGCCCGACGGGGCGTTGATGCGGCGTGCCGCATACGGACTGGCCGCGGTGATCGCGGATGAGTTGTCGCGGCGTGCGGGTGTAGTGGCCGGGCGGAGTGTCTGTGGTGTCGTGGGTTCCGGAGACAACGGGGGAGACGCCTTGTGGGCGTTGACCTTCCTGCGTCGGCGTGGCGTATCCGCCAGTGCGGTGCTGCTGAACCCGGAACGGGCCCACCGCGCCGGACTGGCCGCCTTCCGCAAGGCCGGCGGGAGGGTGGTGTCGGTTGTGCCTGATGACACCGACCTCGTCGTTGACGGCGTGGTGGGAATCTCCGGTACTGGCCCGCTGCGGCCCGGCGCTGCCGCCGGTATCGCCGAGAAGATCACTGCCGAGGGCATACCGGTAATCGCGGTGGACATTCCCAGCGGCGTCGACGTGCACACCGGGGCGGTCGATGGCCCGGCCTTCCGCGCGGCGGTCACGGTCACCTTCGGCGGATACAAACCCGTTCATGCCCTTGGTGATTGCGGTGATGTGAGGCTCATCGACATCGGGCTGGAGCTGCCCGAATCGGCTTTGCGGGAGTTCGACGCCTCCGACGTGGCGGCCGCCTGGCCCGTTCCCGGGCCGGCCGATGATAAGTACACCCAGGGCGTCACCGGTGTGCTGGCCGGATCGAGCACCTATCCCGGAGCGGCAGTGCTGTGTTCCGGTGCGGCCGTGGCGGCGACATCGGGGATGGTCCGCTACGCGGGAACAGCTGCTGCCGAAGTGGTTTCGCACTGGCCGGAAGTGATTGCCACGCAGACGGAGGAAGCCGCCGGCAGGGTGCAGGCGTGGGTGATCGGTCCCGGGTACGGCACCGCCGAACGTCAGACGAGAACCCTGCGGCGAGTTCTTTCGACAAGCCTGCCCGTCCTCGTCGACGCCGACGCCCTGACAATGCTGGCTGAGCATCCGGATCTGGCGGATCTGGTGGCATCGCGCCCGGCCGCCACGGTCCTGACCCCGCATGCCGGTGAATTCGCGCGGTTGGCGGGTGGGCCACCGGGACCTGATCGCGTCGATGCGGCACGGTCGCTGGCCGTCCGGCTCAAGGCCACGGTCCTGCTCAAGGGCAACGTCACCGTCATCGCCCGGCCGGACGGCACCGCGTATGTGAACCGCGCGCACGGGTCATGGGCCGCGACCGCGGGTTCGGGCGACGTGCTCGCCGGTGTCATTGGGGCGCTGTTGTCCGCCGGGATCGCGGCGGACAAGGCCGCCGCGATGGGGGCCTATGTGCACGCCCGTGCCGCCGCTGCTGCTGCCGCCGACCCGGGTCCGGGTAAAGCGCCCATTTCGGCTTCTCGTCTTCTTGGACATCTGCGGTGGGCGATCGCCGAAATAGGGTGA
- a CDS encoding alpha/beta fold hydrolase produces the protein MSPVAVPEHRVGKHWAVQKLGHFVDASGYARFVAAYRAGMARLPQIARSFDVPTRLGSVRAYRFGACGGVPLLLLTGRGGSTPLWRANLTSLLSRRSVYCIDLLGEPGMSVQDKPITGPQDHADWLEDVMAGLNLGAVHVVGLSIGGWAAVNHAIRYPCRVRSLVLLDPALTFAPLTWKMVLVSLGSVIPGTPQAIRNRLLSWSAGGAQVDESLPEAALISAAARDFRICLPSPKVFSDKQLRRLSMPVLTVIAGRTIVHDARRAAQRARSAVPDNRVHVWPDASHALNGEFPGRISELTHEFLDTVEAA, from the coding sequence ATGAGCCCTGTCGCGGTACCCGAGCATCGTGTCGGAAAGCATTGGGCTGTGCAGAAGTTGGGGCATTTCGTCGATGCGTCCGGGTATGCGCGATTCGTGGCAGCCTATCGGGCGGGTATGGCGCGGTTGCCGCAGATCGCCCGGAGTTTTGATGTCCCCACCCGGCTGGGCTCCGTGCGGGCCTACCGGTTCGGCGCGTGCGGCGGTGTTCCGCTGTTGCTGTTGACCGGGCGAGGTGGATCAACGCCGCTGTGGCGCGCCAACCTCACGTCCCTGCTGTCGCGGCGTAGCGTCTACTGCATCGACCTTCTCGGGGAGCCCGGAATGAGCGTGCAGGACAAGCCGATTACCGGTCCGCAGGATCACGCCGACTGGCTAGAGGACGTGATGGCCGGGCTGAACCTGGGCGCGGTGCATGTGGTGGGGCTGTCCATTGGCGGCTGGGCCGCGGTGAATCACGCGATTCGATACCCGTGCCGGGTGCGATCACTGGTCTTGCTCGATCCGGCGCTGACGTTCGCGCCCCTCACCTGGAAGATGGTGCTCGTCTCGTTGGGCTCGGTGATTCCGGGCACGCCGCAGGCGATCCGAAATCGGCTACTGAGTTGGTCGGCCGGCGGCGCACAGGTCGACGAGTCCCTCCCGGAAGCAGCGTTGATCTCGGCGGCGGCACGGGATTTCCGGATCTGCCTGCCCTCACCAAAAGTTTTCAGCGACAAGCAACTCCGCCGGCTGTCCATGCCCGTGCTGACGGTCATCGCCGGGCGCACCATCGTGCACGACGCCCGGCGTGCCGCGCAGCGGGCGCGGAGCGCGGTGCCGGACAACAGGGTGCATGTTTGGCCTGACGCCTCGCACGCGCTCAATGGTGAGTTCCCGGGACGCATTTCTGAACTGACACACGAATTCCTGGACACGGTGGAGGCCGCCTGA
- the glmS gene encoding glutamine--fructose-6-phosphate transaminase (isomerizing), with translation MCGIVGYVGHRDALSVVLEALRRLEYRGYDSAGVALADGHGGLLVQRKAGRLANLESAIAESGESFAATTGMGHTRWATHGAPTDRNAHPHQDATGKVAVVHNGIIENFAVLRAELESAGVEFASDTDSEVAVHLVSRQFESGDTAGDFVASVQSVVRRLEGHFTLVFSHADDPGTIVAARRSTPLVVGIGDGEMFLGSDVAAFIEYTRDAVELGQDQVVVITADGYRITDFEGNDDTGNARVFTIDWDLSAAEKGGYEYFMLKEIAEQPAAVSDTLLGHFDLDRIVLDEQRLSDQELRDIDKVFVVACGTAFHSGLLAKYAIEHWTRLPVEIELASEFRYRDPVLDRSTLVVAISQSGETADTLEAVRHAKEQKAKVLAVCNTNGSQIPRECDAVLYTRAGPEIGVAATKTFLAQVTANYIVGLALAQARGTKYPDEVAREYHELEAMPELIERVISQMDPVADLARQYAQSSSILFLGRHVGYPVALEGALKLKELAYMHAEGFAAGELKHGPIALIEEGLPVIVVMPSPKGMGLLHSKLLSNIREIQARGARTIVIAEEGDETIRPYADHLIEIPAVSTLYQPLLSTIPMQVFAAAVAQARGYDVDKPRNLAKSVTVE, from the coding sequence ATGTGCGGAATTGTCGGGTACGTCGGCCACCGGGACGCCCTCAGTGTCGTCCTTGAGGCGCTGAGGCGGCTCGAATACCGCGGCTACGACTCTGCCGGGGTGGCGCTGGCCGATGGCCACGGCGGGCTGCTGGTGCAGCGCAAGGCGGGCCGACTGGCGAATCTGGAATCTGCGATCGCCGAGTCCGGGGAATCTTTCGCCGCCACGACCGGGATGGGACATACCCGCTGGGCCACTCACGGCGCGCCCACCGACCGCAACGCCCACCCGCATCAGGATGCCACCGGCAAGGTCGCGGTGGTCCATAACGGGATCATCGAGAACTTCGCGGTACTGCGCGCCGAGCTGGAGTCGGCCGGTGTCGAATTCGCCAGTGACACGGACTCCGAGGTGGCCGTGCATCTGGTGTCGCGCCAGTTCGAATCCGGCGACACCGCCGGTGACTTCGTCGCCTCGGTGCAGTCCGTCGTGCGTCGGCTGGAGGGGCATTTCACTCTCGTCTTCTCTCACGCGGACGACCCGGGCACCATCGTGGCCGCGCGCCGGTCTACGCCGCTGGTTGTCGGCATCGGTGACGGCGAGATGTTCCTCGGGTCCGACGTCGCGGCGTTCATCGAATACACCAGGGATGCTGTCGAATTGGGGCAGGATCAGGTCGTCGTCATCACCGCGGACGGATACCGCATCACCGATTTCGAGGGCAATGACGACACCGGGAACGCCCGGGTGTTCACCATCGATTGGGATCTGTCGGCCGCGGAAAAGGGCGGTTACGAGTACTTCATGCTCAAGGAGATCGCCGAACAGCCGGCGGCGGTTTCCGACACCTTGCTGGGTCACTTCGATCTCGACCGGATAGTGCTCGACGAGCAGCGGCTCTCCGATCAGGAGCTGCGCGATATCGACAAGGTATTCGTGGTGGCCTGTGGCACCGCGTTCCATTCCGGGCTGCTGGCCAAGTACGCCATTGAGCACTGGACGCGGCTGCCCGTGGAGATCGAACTCGCCAGTGAATTCCGGTACCGTGACCCGGTTTTGGATCGCAGCACGCTGGTGGTGGCCATCTCCCAGTCGGGTGAGACCGCCGACACGTTGGAAGCGGTGCGACACGCCAAGGAACAGAAGGCCAAGGTGCTGGCGGTCTGCAACACCAATGGCTCGCAGATTCCCCGCGAGTGCGATGCGGTGTTGTACACCAGGGCCGGGCCGGAGATCGGTGTCGCCGCCACGAAGACCTTCCTGGCCCAGGTGACCGCCAATTACATTGTGGGCCTTGCCCTGGCCCAGGCTCGGGGGACCAAGTACCCCGATGAGGTGGCGCGTGAGTACCACGAGCTGGAGGCCATGCCGGAGCTGATCGAGCGCGTCATCTCCCAGATGGATCCGGTCGCCGACCTTGCCCGGCAGTACGCGCAGTCCTCCAGCATCCTGTTCTTGGGACGCCATGTCGGTTACCCGGTGGCGCTCGAAGGCGCGCTCAAGCTCAAGGAACTGGCCTATATGCACGCCGAGGGCTTCGCGGCCGGCGAGCTCAAGCACGGCCCCATCGCGCTGATCGAGGAGGGATTGCCGGTCATTGTGGTGATGCCCTCCCCCAAGGGTATGGGTCTGCTGCACTCCAAGCTGCTCAGCAATATCCGCGAGATCCAGGCCCGCGGGGCACGCACGATCGTCATCGCCGAAGAGGGCGACGAGACGATTCGGCCCTACGCGGACCACCTCATCGAGATCCCCGCGGTATCGACGCTGTACCAACCGCTGCTGTCCACGATTCCCATGCAGGTCTTCGCCGCTGCCGTGGCGCAGGCCCGTGGTTATGACGTGGATAAGCCGCGGAACTTGGCCAAGTCGGTAACCGTCGAATAA
- a CDS encoding dienelactone hydrolase family protein, translating into MASTRTLFKALTRRGPHKVLRGDLAFAGVTGVVYTPEAGFNLPAVAFGHDWLTGTDKYRATLEHLASWGIVAAAPDTEKGLVPSHLNLAADLATTLEIVTRVRLGDGKISVHPSKLALVGHGLGASAAVFAATRTPALVDKKNRPVGAKAVVTLFPSSTQPPVEASAVGLTIPGLVVTSAEDAHSLRSNAVALAQAWPGAELRYIAKAKAGGLPEHSWLRRFVGLGGASRTTQRNTRALLTGYLLSQLVGDKRYRDFADAAAELPNTSLPAADGREISELDRVQSLLK; encoded by the coding sequence ATGGCGAGTACCCGCACGCTATTCAAAGCCCTGACCCGCCGTGGTCCGCACAAAGTGCTGCGCGGCGACCTGGCCTTCGCGGGAGTGACCGGCGTGGTCTACACACCGGAAGCGGGCTTCAACCTGCCTGCCGTGGCGTTTGGGCACGACTGGCTGACCGGTACGGACAAGTACCGGGCGACCCTGGAACATCTCGCGTCCTGGGGAATTGTCGCCGCCGCCCCCGACACCGAGAAGGGGTTGGTCCCGTCACACCTGAATCTGGCCGCCGACTTGGCCACAACGCTCGAGATTGTGACTCGGGTGCGCCTCGGCGACGGCAAGATCAGTGTGCATCCAAGCAAGCTGGCGCTCGTCGGCCACGGTCTGGGTGCCTCCGCGGCGGTTTTTGCGGCGACTCGCACGCCGGCCTTGGTGGACAAGAAGAACCGGCCGGTCGGCGCCAAGGCCGTGGTGACGCTTTTCCCCAGCTCGACTCAGCCGCCGGTTGAGGCCAGTGCGGTCGGCTTGACCATTCCCGGCCTGGTGGTGACGAGTGCCGAAGACGCACATTCACTCCGGTCCAATGCCGTGGCCCTCGCGCAGGCCTGGCCGGGCGCCGAGCTGCGGTACATCGCCAAGGCCAAGGCCGGGGGGCTGCCCGAGCACAGTTGGCTCCGCAGATTCGTCGGCCTGGGCGGTGCCAGCCGAACCACCCAGCGCAACACCAGGGCGCTGTTGACCGGCTACCTGCTGTCCCAGCTGGTCGGCGACAAGCGCTACCGGGATTTCGCGGACGCGGCGGCCGAACTGCCGAACACCTCGCTGCCGGCGGCCGACGGACGAGAGATCAGCGAGCTCGACCGCGTGCAATCGCTGCTGAAGTAG
- a CDS encoding WXG100 family type VII secretion target — protein sequence MGKTRIDVAGVQGVAGEFDNIAGELQKAIEQLRGLSFGGASAGRWHTAKGDDVRSGLREVVTHLEDWHRANTAIAEQLRATAQRYAERESKTAAKVTGVYG from the coding sequence ATGGGAAAAACCAGGATCGACGTCGCTGGTGTCCAGGGGGTCGCCGGTGAGTTCGACAACATAGCCGGTGAGCTGCAAAAAGCAATTGAGCAGCTGAGGGGATTGTCTTTCGGTGGGGCATCTGCCGGTCGGTGGCACACCGCCAAGGGCGATGACGTCAGAAGCGGATTACGCGAAGTGGTGACCCATCTCGAGGACTGGCATCGCGCCAACACCGCAATCGCCGAACAACTCCGTGCGACCGCGCAGCGATATGCCGAACGGGAGAGTAAGACAGCGGCGAAGGTGACAGGCGTCTATGGCTAA
- a CDS encoding LLM class F420-dependent oxidoreductase encodes MRIGTTLSYAGGFTEVVDELAELEKIGLDIAFVAEAYSYDAASQLGYLAAKTSTVKLASGIFQLYTRTPTLLAMTAAGLDYVSGGRFVLGIGASGPQVIEGFHGVKYDAPLGRTRETVEICRKVWRRERLEFEGKYFTVPLPPEQGTGLGKALKLINHPVRDRIPVLIAALGPKNVALTAEIAEGWQPIFFLPEKANDVWGAALAEGKAKRDPALGDLEVYAGPALAIGDDVEALYGFVKPSLALYIGGMGAKGKNFYHNLATAYGFGKEADTIQELYLSGKKAEATDAVPDELVKNISLIGPKSFVAERVAAFKEAGVTTLNVAPLAADAAGRIKHVEALRELL; translated from the coding sequence ATGCGCATTGGAACCACGCTGAGCTACGCCGGCGGATTCACCGAAGTGGTCGACGAACTCGCTGAGCTGGAGAAAATCGGTCTGGATATCGCGTTCGTCGCCGAGGCTTACTCGTATGACGCCGCAAGCCAGCTCGGATACCTCGCCGCCAAGACCTCCACCGTAAAGCTCGCGTCGGGCATCTTCCAGCTGTACACCCGCACCCCCACTCTGTTGGCCATGACCGCGGCCGGCCTGGACTACGTTTCGGGCGGCCGGTTCGTCCTCGGCATCGGCGCCTCGGGCCCCCAGGTGATCGAGGGGTTCCACGGCGTCAAGTACGACGCACCGCTGGGCCGCACCCGCGAGACCGTCGAGATCTGTCGCAAGGTGTGGCGCCGCGAGCGCCTCGAGTTCGAGGGCAAGTACTTCACCGTGCCGCTCCCCCCGGAGCAGGGCACCGGTCTCGGCAAGGCCCTGAAGCTGATCAACCACCCGGTGCGCGACCGCATCCCGGTACTGATCGCGGCGCTCGGCCCCAAGAACGTCGCGCTCACCGCCGAGATCGCCGAAGGCTGGCAGCCCATCTTCTTCCTGCCCGAGAAGGCCAATGACGTGTGGGGCGCGGCCCTGGCCGAGGGTAAGGCCAAGCGCGACCCGGCACTGGGCGACCTCGAGGTCTACGCAGGGCCCGCACTGGCGATCGGCGACGACGTCGAGGCACTGTACGGATTCGTCAAGCCGAGCCTCGCGCTGTACATCGGCGGTATGGGCGCCAAGGGCAAGAACTTCTACCACAACCTGGCCACTGCCTACGGGTTCGGCAAGGAAGCGGACACCATCCAGGAGCTGTACCTGTCCGGCAAGAAGGCCGAGGCTACCGATGCGGTACCCGACGAGCTGGTGAAGAACATCTCCCTCATCGGACCCAAGAGCTTTGTCGCCGAACGCGTCGCGGCCTTCAAGGAAGCCGGCGTGACGACCCTCAACGTGGCCCCGCTCGCCGCCGACGCCGCTGGCCGCATCAAGCATGTCGAGGCATTACGCGAACTGCTCTGA
- a CDS encoding alkaline phosphatase D family protein: protein MTAFPRRTVLRAALLGLAAVPVAACGPALVTTRPRLTHGVASGFPRTDGAVIWARSDRPAALIVETAATESFSDTRRFTGPLLTPDADGTGRIRLTGLPADSEVHYRVTLDADGALSEPATGVFRTAPATARDVRLIWSGDVAGQGFGINPDIGGMTVFRTMAERNPHFFIHSGDTVYADVPIPETLPLPDGRIWRNEISEAKSAVAQTLDQYRGQHAYNLTDANYRYFNAHVPQLVQWDDHEVINNWYPGEVLDNDKYTEKRVDILARHGHRAFHEWQPLEAREAVDGRVYQRVSYGPLLDVFLLDMRSYKDPNSPNRQQHGTILGARQAGWLINEMASSTAVWKVVANDLPLALVVPDGTTDFEAVANGDNDLPLGRETELAHILSQLKARKVRNVVWLTADVHYTAAHEYSPARAAFTDFDPFWEFVSGPLNAGAGKESTLDGTFGPRADFVHAAPPGKQSPLDGYQHFGQIDIDGGSGDLTVTLCDAAGAALYTRTLARI, encoded by the coding sequence ATGACAGCTTTTCCGCGCCGCACAGTGCTGCGGGCCGCTCTGCTCGGGCTCGCGGCGGTGCCGGTGGCCGCATGTGGGCCGGCGCTCGTGACAACGCGCCCGCGGTTGACCCACGGAGTCGCGAGCGGATTCCCGCGTACCGACGGCGCGGTGATCTGGGCCCGCTCGGATCGACCCGCCGCCCTGATCGTCGAAACCGCTGCCACCGAAAGTTTTTCGGACACAAGACGCTTCACCGGCCCGTTGCTTACTCCGGACGCGGACGGTACCGGCCGAATCCGCCTCACCGGCCTACCCGCGGATTCGGAGGTGCACTACCGGGTGACGCTCGACGCGGACGGGGCGCTCAGCGAGCCTGCCACCGGCGTCTTCCGAACCGCGCCGGCGACGGCCCGCGACGTCCGACTGATCTGGTCCGGCGACGTGGCGGGGCAGGGGTTCGGCATCAATCCCGACATCGGCGGAATGACGGTCTTCCGCACCATGGCCGAGCGAAATCCCCACTTCTTCATCCACAGTGGCGACACGGTGTACGCGGATGTCCCAATTCCCGAGACCCTGCCCCTGCCCGACGGACGGATCTGGCGCAACGAGATATCCGAGGCGAAAAGCGCTGTCGCGCAGACCCTTGACCAGTATCGCGGACAACACGCCTATAACCTCACCGATGCCAACTACCGGTACTTCAATGCCCACGTGCCTCAGCTTGTGCAGTGGGATGACCACGAGGTGATCAACAACTGGTACCCCGGCGAGGTGCTCGACAACGACAAGTACACCGAAAAGCGGGTCGACATACTCGCGCGGCACGGACATCGGGCATTCCATGAATGGCAACCGCTGGAAGCCCGCGAGGCCGTGGACGGACGTGTGTACCAAAGAGTCTCGTACGGCCCACTACTGGACGTGTTCCTGCTCGACATGCGGAGCTACAAGGATCCCAACTCCCCCAACCGTCAGCAACACGGCACCATCCTGGGTGCCCGCCAGGCCGGATGGCTCATCAACGAGATGGCCTCATCCACGGCCGTGTGGAAGGTCGTGGCCAATGACCTGCCCCTGGCACTGGTGGTCCCGGACGGAACAACGGACTTCGAGGCCGTCGCCAACGGCGACAACGACTTACCTCTCGGACGGGAAACCGAACTGGCACATATTCTCTCGCAGCTCAAGGCACGAAAGGTGCGCAACGTGGTATGGCTGACGGCCGACGTGCACTACACCGCGGCACACGAATACTCACCCGCCCGCGCCGCCTTCACCGACTTCGACCCGTTCTGGGAGTTCGTGTCGGGTCCGCTGAACGCGGGCGCCGGTAAAGAGTCGACTCTTGACGGAACCTTCGGTCCTCGTGCCGATTTCGTCCATGCGGCACCGCCCGGCAAGCAGTCACCACTGGACGGCTATCAACACTTCGGGCAGATCGACATCGACGGCGGCAGCGGCGACCTGACGGTCACACTGTGTGACGCGGCGGGCGCGGCCCTGTACACCCGCACCCTGGCGCGCATTTAG